A window of Rhododendron vialii isolate Sample 1 chromosome 11a, ASM3025357v1 contains these coding sequences:
- the LOC131308334 gene encoding uncharacterized protein LOC131308334: protein MVLWEITLGTAYFLGLKRTYRLALKIQRRLIFPKYPKIRQFLQRRTRAAFDVALKVHQNIQQRDIEVGRNLGNWILRCLDKMKPSAQIRGTTCAKPPSSGNSSTNMTKQISNSSPNQKTSSGFKNSDRHLFTSSRNTWSRPFPTIGMMMRPAKPVGTNTTHRYLSFYGTEASRFRQGRGRFEGVIRKDIMEWMLQH, encoded by the exons ATGGTGCTATGGGAGATCACACTGGGAACGGCTtattttttgggcttgaaaCGGACTTACAGGCTTGCCCTCAAGATTCAACGTCGCCTTATTTTCCCTAAGTACCCTAAGATCCGTCAATTTCTTCAGAG AAGAACACGTGCTGCGTTTGATGTGGCACTAAAGGTCCACCAGAACATACAACAAAGAGATATTGAAGTGGGTCGGAATCTTGGAAACTGGATCCTCCGTTGTCTTGATAAGATGAAGCCATCAGCTCAGATCCGTGGTACCACTTGTGCAAAACCCCCGTCAAGTGGTAACTCTAGcacaaacatgacaaaacaGATATCCAATTCATCTCCCAACCAGAAGACTTCTAGTGGCTTCAAAAACTCTGATAGGCATCTGTTTACCTCATCAAGAAATACATGGTCGAGACCTTTTCCCACCATTGGAATGATGATGAGGCCAGCTAAGCCTGTTGGAACCAACACCACACACAGGTATTTGAGTTTCTATGGCACTGAAGCTTCAAGATTTCGCCAAGGAAGAGGGCGATTCGAGGGAGTGATCCGGAAAGACATAATGGAGTGGATGTTGCAGCACTAA
- the LOC131307657 gene encoding F-box protein CPR1-like isoform X1, whose protein sequence is MSQLPEEVLTDILSRLPVTTLLQFRCVSVSWRDLIDSSDFFHLHLNRSIQTRTNRSLILRQDNRLSSLEFDSLYGSAVIDAVQITHHPLWCQDYGTHVWGSCDGLLCMSNTMDTLVLWNPSTRRSRRLPYASIEFQNLSRYYESRVYGFGYDRVSLDYKVVRIVVLKGIDDGCFDFEVKVYSVRSNSWHRAKKFPQYPNLQRAGGVLAGGVLHWVVTTEPEAFNPGLIIGFDLGREEFKLVPQPVYSDGNFFMDLQSLGGCLSLICNYYLDRVDIWVMKEYGVNESWSKLISIVQPGVIGPFQYVMPIAYSQSGEEILLEQDTRRFLWYTLEREAIKNVTMRSLRGFSQVEMWVGSLVPLTDGSEIDPKKQQEQEEKNMGNFLSKGFKLVL, encoded by the exons ATGTCCCAGCTGCCTGAGGAGGTGCTCACGGACATACTCTCCCGTTTGCCGGTGACCACCCTTCTCCAATTCAGGTGCGTTTCCGTGTCCTGGCGTGACCTGATCGACAGCtctgatttctttcacttgcaTCTCAACCGGTCAATCCAAACCAGAACCAATCGCAGCCTCATACTGAGGCAGGACAACCGCCTCTCCTCCCTGGAATTCGACTCCCTTTACGGCTCCGCGGTGATCGACGCCGTGCAGATAACCCACCACCCCTTGTGGTGTCAGGACTACGGGACCCACGTGTGGGGCTCCTGCGATGGGTTGCTGTGCATGTCCAACACGATGGATACCCTGGTCTTGTGGAACCCGTCGACGCGCAGGTCGAGGAGGTTGCCCTACGCATCGATCGAGTTCCAGAACTTGTCTAGGTACTACGAGAGTCGGGTTTATGGATTCGGGTACGATAGGGTTAGCCTTGATTACAAGGTGGTGAGGATTGTGGTGCTCAAAGGGATTGATGATGGTTGTTTCGATTTCGAGGTTAAGGTTTATAGTGTGAGATCGAATTCGTGGCATAGGGCTAAGAAGTTCCCTCAATACCCAAATTTGCAGAGGGCGGGTGGGGTGCTAGCTGGTGGTGTTTTGCACTGGGTTGTGACAACTGAACCGGAGGCCTTTAATCCTGGTTTGATTATCGGGTTTGATCTAGGTCGTGAGGAATTTAAATTAGTGCCACAGCCAGTGTATTCCGATGGGAATTTCTTTATGGATTTGCAGAGCTTGGGGGGATGTCTTTCGTTGATTTGCAATTACTACTTGGATAGGGTTGATATATGGGTGATGAAAGAGTACGGAGTGAATGAATCGTGGAGTAAGTTGATTTCGATTGTGCAACCGGGTGTGATTGGGCCTTTCCAGTATGTGATGCCCATTGCTTACTCACAGAGTGGTGAGGAAATATTATTGGAACAAGACACTAGGAGATTTCTTTGGTACACCTTAGAACGGGAGGCAATCAAGAATGTTACGATGCGTAGTTTACGAGGATTCTCGCAGGTAGAGATGTGGGTGGGAAGCCTTGTCCCTCTCACTGATGGAAGTGAAATTGATCCGAAGAAGCAGCAAGAACAAGAGGAGAAGAATAT GGGTAATTTCTTGTCAAAGGGCTTCAAGCTGGTGCTATAA
- the LOC131307657 gene encoding F-box protein CPR1-like isoform X2, whose translation MSQLPEEVLTDILSRLPVTTLLQFRCVSVSWRDLIDSSDFFHLHLNRSIQTRTNRSLILRQDNRLSSLEFDSLYGSAVIDAVQITHHPLWCQDYGTHVWGSCDGLLCMSNTMDTLVLWNPSTRRSRRLPYASIEFQNLSRYYESRVYGFGYDRVSLDYKVVRIVVLKGIDDGCFDFEVKVYSVRSNSWHRAKKFPQYPNLQRAGGVLAGGVLHWVVTTEPEAFNPGLIIGFDLGREEFKLVPQPVYSDGNFFMDLQSLGGCLSLICNYYLDRVDIWVMKEYGVNESWSKLISIVQPGVIGPFQYVMPIAYSQSGEEILLEQDTRRFLWYTLEREAIKNVTMRSLRGFSQVEMWVGSLVPLTDGSEIDPKKQQEQEEKNIWK comes from the exons ATGTCCCAGCTGCCTGAGGAGGTGCTCACGGACATACTCTCCCGTTTGCCGGTGACCACCCTTCTCCAATTCAGGTGCGTTTCCGTGTCCTGGCGTGACCTGATCGACAGCtctgatttctttcacttgcaTCTCAACCGGTCAATCCAAACCAGAACCAATCGCAGCCTCATACTGAGGCAGGACAACCGCCTCTCCTCCCTGGAATTCGACTCCCTTTACGGCTCCGCGGTGATCGACGCCGTGCAGATAACCCACCACCCCTTGTGGTGTCAGGACTACGGGACCCACGTGTGGGGCTCCTGCGATGGGTTGCTGTGCATGTCCAACACGATGGATACCCTGGTCTTGTGGAACCCGTCGACGCGCAGGTCGAGGAGGTTGCCCTACGCATCGATCGAGTTCCAGAACTTGTCTAGGTACTACGAGAGTCGGGTTTATGGATTCGGGTACGATAGGGTTAGCCTTGATTACAAGGTGGTGAGGATTGTGGTGCTCAAAGGGATTGATGATGGTTGTTTCGATTTCGAGGTTAAGGTTTATAGTGTGAGATCGAATTCGTGGCATAGGGCTAAGAAGTTCCCTCAATACCCAAATTTGCAGAGGGCGGGTGGGGTGCTAGCTGGTGGTGTTTTGCACTGGGTTGTGACAACTGAACCGGAGGCCTTTAATCCTGGTTTGATTATCGGGTTTGATCTAGGTCGTGAGGAATTTAAATTAGTGCCACAGCCAGTGTATTCCGATGGGAATTTCTTTATGGATTTGCAGAGCTTGGGGGGATGTCTTTCGTTGATTTGCAATTACTACTTGGATAGGGTTGATATATGGGTGATGAAAGAGTACGGAGTGAATGAATCGTGGAGTAAGTTGATTTCGATTGTGCAACCGGGTGTGATTGGGCCTTTCCAGTATGTGATGCCCATTGCTTACTCACAGAGTGGTGAGGAAATATTATTGGAACAAGACACTAGGAGATTTCTTTGGTACACCTTAGAACGGGAGGCAATCAAGAATGTTACGATGCGTAGTTTACGAGGATTCTCGCAGGTAGAGATGTGGGTGGGAAGCCTTGTCCCTCTCACTGATGGAAGTGAAATTGATCCGAAGAAGCAGCAAGAACAAGAGGAGAAGAATAT TTGGAAATAA